A region from the Spirochaeta thermophila DSM 6192 genome encodes:
- the ppk1 gene encoding polyphosphate kinase 1: MNQRFFHRDLSWVEFNARVLAEGLREDVPLLERVKFLAITGSNFDEFFQVRVATLRKQRRRGDRSTCPSGIRPSEAIDRIHRRVRELLRSAYEGFEQRILPELEAEGILRIPRSEFDEEVKGFFLREVFPLLTPVRLEDAFPFLHPERFWILGCGDEGRKVLVEIPPMLPPVVFFPGPGGRVRWTFLEEMIEAFLPDLVPGVRDVMVFRVLRDADLSVDEERDEDFLRAMEEVLEDRASSRAVALFVREGADRLAEAVREELELEEDAVFRTGVPLALSSLFALYEGIDRADLKDPPWPPVMPAGYEEERSILEVLDDRDLLLHHPYESFYPVIRLLEEAAEDPEVLVVKIVLYRTAKDSRIVAALERAARRGKQVVVLLELKARFDEARNIEWAKRLERAGAIVLYGISHLKVHAKALMVIRKDGKGIRRYVHVSTGNYNERTAQLYSDIGFMTSREDLAAEIAHFFNMVTGYTNITSLQKLAVAPHTLKPRLISLIEREIHRVRDGESGRIMAKMNALADPDVIEALYRASQEGVEVLLNVRGVCMLVPGVPGLSERIRVVSIVDRFLEHSRIYYFENGGEPDLFIASADWMPRNLERRVELMIPVESPGLKRKVIRILTTYFADTTHSYLLTPHGSYTRVTGPEPVRAQEVLYRLSQREDVSFSSYEEEGRFRVRKKR; this comes from the coding sequence ATGAACCAGAGGTTTTTCCACAGGGACTTGAGCTGGGTGGAGTTCAACGCGCGGGTTCTCGCAGAGGGGCTTCGCGAGGACGTCCCCCTCTTGGAGCGGGTGAAGTTCCTCGCCATCACCGGTTCGAACTTCGACGAGTTCTTCCAGGTCCGGGTGGCGACCTTGAGGAAGCAGCGGCGGAGGGGGGACAGGAGTACCTGCCCCTCAGGGATCCGTCCCTCCGAGGCGATCGACAGGATCCACCGCAGGGTCCGCGAGCTGCTCAGGTCGGCCTACGAGGGGTTCGAGCAGAGGATCCTGCCTGAGCTCGAAGCGGAGGGGATCCTGAGGATTCCCAGATCGGAGTTCGACGAGGAGGTGAAGGGCTTCTTCCTCCGTGAGGTGTTCCCGCTTCTCACTCCGGTGAGACTGGAGGATGCGTTTCCCTTCCTTCATCCCGAGCGTTTCTGGATCCTCGGATGCGGTGATGAGGGGAGAAAGGTGCTGGTGGAGATCCCTCCGATGCTCCCTCCTGTGGTGTTCTTCCCCGGACCGGGGGGGAGGGTGCGCTGGACCTTCTTGGAAGAGATGATCGAGGCCTTCCTCCCGGATCTCGTGCCCGGGGTGAGGGATGTCATGGTGTTTCGGGTGCTCAGGGATGCGGATCTCTCGGTGGACGAAGAGCGGGACGAGGATTTCCTCAGGGCCATGGAGGAGGTGCTCGAGGATAGGGCCTCGAGCCGGGCGGTGGCCCTCTTCGTGAGGGAGGGTGCGGACCGTCTCGCCGAGGCGGTGCGGGAGGAGTTGGAACTCGAGGAAGACGCGGTGTTCCGGACAGGGGTGCCGCTGGCCCTTTCGTCGTTGTTCGCGCTCTACGAAGGGATCGATCGGGCGGATCTCAAGGATCCTCCCTGGCCGCCTGTGATGCCGGCGGGCTACGAGGAGGAGCGATCGATCCTGGAGGTCCTGGACGATCGGGATCTCCTCCTTCACCATCCCTACGAATCCTTCTATCCGGTCATCCGCCTCCTCGAGGAGGCGGCAGAAGATCCCGAGGTCCTCGTCGTGAAGATCGTTCTCTACAGGACGGCGAAGGATTCGAGGATCGTGGCGGCCCTGGAGAGGGCCGCCAGAAGGGGAAAGCAGGTCGTGGTCCTCCTGGAGCTCAAAGCCCGGTTCGACGAGGCGAGGAACATCGAGTGGGCGAAGAGGCTGGAACGGGCGGGAGCCATCGTACTCTACGGCATTTCCCATCTCAAGGTACACGCCAAGGCTCTCATGGTGATACGAAAGGATGGGAAGGGGATCCGGCGTTACGTTCACGTCTCTACGGGGAACTACAACGAGCGGACGGCCCAGTTGTACTCCGACATCGGGTTCATGACTTCCCGAGAGGACCTCGCGGCCGAGATCGCCCATTTCTTCAACATGGTGACGGGGTATACCAATATCACCTCCCTCCAGAAGCTGGCGGTCGCTCCTCACACACTCAAGCCCAGACTGATCTCCCTCATCGAGCGGGAGATACATCGCGTCCGCGATGGAGAGAGCGGTCGCATCATGGCGAAGATGAACGCACTCGCCGATCCCGATGTCATCGAGGCCCTCTATCGGGCGTCTCAGGAGGGAGTGGAGGTGCTCCTCAACGTGAGGGGGGTATGTATGCTCGTACCCGGAGTGCCGGGTTTGAGCGAGCGGATCAGAGTGGTGAGTATTGTGGACAGGTTCCTGGAACATTCGCGCATCTACTACTTCGAGAACGGGGGAGAGCCCGATCTCTTCATCGCAAGTGCCGATTGGATGCCGAGAAACCTCGAGCGGCGGGTGGAACTCATGATCCCCGTCGAGAGTCCGGGGCTCAAGAGGAAGGTGATACGTATCCTCACCACCTATTTCGCCGACACCACCCACTCCTATCTGCTTACGCCCCACGGGTCGTATACCCGGGTGACGGGGCCCGAGCCGGTGCGGGCCCAAGAGGTGCTCTACCGGCTCTCTCAGAGGGAGGATGTTTCGTTTTCCTCGTACGAGGAGGAGGGTCGGTTCAGAGTGAGGAAAAAGAGGTGA
- a CDS encoding HD domain-containing protein: MEKGSPVAVLDIGTIALRLVVAQLFPKGEFRILDRAVRNCPLGKDVFETGRIGQETMLAALQILKDFCELLSGWGIPPQDVRVIATSALREARNSDAFVERVERELGLRIKVVEGIEQGHLTYLAVQKGLSRIKEFARTNALILEVGGGSTEIMVFKRGKMVSSHSLNLGTVRLLKQVPGTLREWSRLEHFVREAILGIWELLNSELPLERIATYVAVGGDPRFVASRVGRREKLPFWRISKEGFLAFLHELKDLSPEDCVRKFSLSFAEAENLLPALLIHREFLLSTAADELIVPDVSIREGVLVGMALGSEVEREQEFYPQIIASAENLARKFSSDLSHALFVRDLALTLFDALSSLHGMDSHDRLVLEVAAILHDVGRFVHPERHEVHGAYLVRNSDLFGFSKGELEVAARVIELHRGAWVERIREITDPAVRFRVKKLASLLRVADALDRSHRQRFVPAGVEVTEREVLVRSESGAGGEGEALALREKGDLFEEVWGRRIRLV, from the coding sequence ATGGAAAAGGGATCTCCGGTGGCTGTATTGGATATAGGGACCATCGCGCTTCGGCTTGTGGTCGCCCAGCTCTTTCCAAAGGGTGAGTTCAGGATCCTCGATCGGGCGGTGCGCAACTGTCCTCTGGGTAAGGATGTGTTCGAAACGGGGAGGATCGGGCAGGAGACGATGCTCGCCGCGCTCCAGATACTCAAGGACTTCTGCGAGCTGCTCTCGGGGTGGGGCATCCCGCCTCAGGATGTGCGGGTGATCGCCACGAGTGCCTTGCGGGAGGCCCGTAACAGCGACGCCTTCGTGGAGCGGGTGGAGCGGGAGTTGGGTCTCAGGATCAAAGTGGTGGAAGGGATCGAACAGGGCCACCTCACGTACCTCGCGGTACAGAAGGGCCTCTCCCGAATCAAGGAGTTCGCTCGGACCAACGCCCTCATCCTGGAGGTGGGAGGGGGCTCCACGGAGATCATGGTCTTCAAGCGTGGGAAGATGGTCTCTTCACATTCCCTCAACCTGGGTACCGTACGATTGCTCAAGCAGGTGCCGGGTACGCTCAGGGAGTGGTCGAGGCTCGAGCATTTCGTGAGGGAGGCGATCCTCGGCATCTGGGAGCTCCTCAATTCCGAGCTTCCCCTCGAGAGGATCGCCACCTATGTGGCGGTGGGCGGGGATCCCCGTTTCGTCGCCTCCCGTGTGGGGAGGCGGGAAAAGCTCCCTTTCTGGCGTATCTCAAAAGAGGGATTCCTCGCGTTCCTCCACGAGCTCAAGGATCTCTCTCCAGAGGATTGCGTGAGAAAGTTCAGCCTCTCGTTCGCCGAGGCGGAGAACCTCCTCCCGGCCCTCCTCATCCACAGGGAGTTCCTCCTGAGCACGGCCGCGGACGAACTCATCGTTCCGGACGTGAGTATCAGGGAGGGGGTCCTGGTGGGGATGGCTCTCGGTTCGGAGGTGGAGAGGGAACAGGAGTTCTATCCTCAGATCATCGCCTCGGCGGAGAACCTCGCCCGTAAGTTCTCGTCCGATCTCTCCCATGCCCTGTTCGTGAGGGATCTCGCCCTCACGCTCTTCGACGCCCTTTCCTCCCTCCACGGTATGGATTCCCACGACAGGCTCGTACTGGAGGTGGCGGCCATCCTCCACGACGTGGGAAGGTTCGTCCATCCGGAGCGTCACGAAGTGCACGGGGCGTACCTGGTGAGGAACAGCGATCTGTTCGGGTTCTCCAAGGGGGAGCTCGAAGTGGCAGCCAGGGTGATAGAGCTCCACAGAGGGGCGTGGGTGGAGAGGATACGGGAGATCACCGACCCCGCTGTGCGGTTCCGGGTGAAGAAGCTGGCTTCTCTCCTCAGGGTGGCGGATGCCCTCGACAGGAGTCACCGGCAGAGGTTCGTCCCGGCCGGTGTCGAGGTGACCGAGAGAGAGGTCCTCGTCCGCAGTGAGAGTGGTGCCGGCGGGGAAGGGGAGGCTCTCGCGTTGCGGGAGAAGGGCGACCTCTTCGAAGAGGTATGGGGAAGGAGGATCAGGCTGGTATGA
- a CDS encoding NfeD family protein — protein MRYLPLLWILGGILLSLLEFWIPGFVVFFFGTGAVFTGVLCLIFPGLANDILFQVVLWVASSFLSFALLRRFLTPLFGGKLLDRQTPESVGRTALVTEEISPERPGRIRFQGTTWEAVTYDEEPIPPGTRVLILEQEGLRFAVTRQDDDVEED, from the coding sequence ATGAGATACCTTCCTCTTCTCTGGATCCTGGGGGGTATCCTCCTCTCCCTCCTCGAGTTCTGGATACCAGGGTTCGTGGTGTTCTTCTTCGGCACAGGGGCGGTCTTCACAGGGGTGCTCTGCCTCATCTTCCCCGGCCTCGCCAACGACATCCTCTTCCAGGTCGTCCTCTGGGTCGCATCCTCATTCCTCTCGTTCGCGCTCCTCAGAAGGTTCCTCACCCCTCTTTTCGGGGGAAAACTCCTCGACCGCCAGACCCCCGAATCCGTGGGCCGCACCGCCCTCGTGACCGAAGAGATCTCCCCGGAAAGGCCGGGGAGGATCCGATTCCAGGGTACCACATGGGAGGCCGTCACCTACGACGAGGAACCCATCCCGCCGGGGACCAGGGTCCTCATCCTCGAGCAGGAGGGACTGAGGTTCGCGGTCACCCGCCAGGACGACGACGTGGAGGAAGACTGA
- a CDS encoding SPFH domain-containing protein yields MNVFLTYLVSLFILWLAFIVFFRLIRIVPEQEAWVVEQLGKYRKTMGAGLHFVVPFLQRVAYRHTLKEQVLDVEPQVCITRDNVQVTVDGVLYLKVVDPVKASYGIDDYRYASIQLAKTTMRSEIGKIDLDNTFSERERINTAIVKAVDEASDPWGVKVTRYEIRDILPPVTVLEAMERQVQAERKKRAQILTSEGEKEARINLARGERESAINLSKGEKQAKINTAEGEAHAVETIARATAESLTEVGKAISEPGGRKAVKLKITQQFLTRLGDILSEARISVLPFDLSQVRSLLQVMEEAASGKSQGGER; encoded by the coding sequence ATGAACGTCTTTCTCACCTATCTCGTGAGCCTCTTCATCCTGTGGCTCGCCTTCATTGTGTTCTTCAGGCTCATCCGCATCGTCCCGGAACAGGAGGCGTGGGTGGTGGAGCAGCTGGGGAAGTACCGCAAGACCATGGGTGCGGGACTCCATTTCGTGGTCCCCTTCCTCCAACGAGTGGCCTACCGCCATACGCTCAAGGAGCAGGTCCTCGACGTGGAACCGCAGGTCTGCATCACGAGGGACAACGTGCAGGTCACCGTGGACGGCGTGCTCTACCTCAAGGTGGTCGATCCGGTGAAGGCGAGCTACGGCATCGACGACTACCGGTATGCATCCATCCAGCTCGCGAAGACCACCATGAGGTCCGAGATCGGAAAGATCGATCTGGACAACACATTCTCCGAACGTGAGCGCATCAACACCGCCATCGTGAAGGCCGTGGACGAGGCCTCCGACCCCTGGGGCGTGAAGGTGACGCGGTACGAGATACGTGACATCCTCCCACCCGTCACGGTGCTCGAGGCCATGGAACGACAGGTCCAGGCGGAGAGAAAGAAGCGTGCGCAGATCCTCACGAGCGAAGGAGAAAAGGAAGCGAGGATCAACCTCGCACGGGGTGAGCGCGAGAGCGCCATCAACCTCTCGAAGGGGGAGAAACAGGCGAAGATAAACACCGCCGAGGGAGAGGCCCATGCGGTGGAGACGATCGCCCGGGCCACGGCGGAGAGCCTCACCGAGGTGGGGAAGGCCATCTCCGAACCCGGAGGCAGGAAGGCGGTGAAGCTCAAGATCACGCAACAGTTCCTCACCAGGCTCGGCGACATCCTCTCGGAGGCAAGGATCTCCGTACTTCCCTTCGACCTCTCGCAGGTGAGATCGCTCCTCCAGGTGATGGAAGAGGCTGCCTCGGGGAAGTCTCAAGGAGGTGAACGATGA
- a CDS encoding SPFH domain-containing protein, with protein sequence MNPLLIPELIPLWIMSGIILLVLLVQILRSIRIVPAQTVLVVERLGKYSRTLGAGIHLLVPFMEKVKYVHTLKEQVIDVPKQPAITRDNVRIEIDGVLYLKLMDPVKASYGIEDYHYATIQLAQTTMRSVIGQLELDKTFEEREAINAAIVRGISDATEPWGVQIVRYEIQNIHVPQSILEAMEIQMKAEREKRAVVAQSEGEMESRINHSLGVMEELIQKSEGEKQARINEADGKAVEIRALAKATAESIRSLAGAVTREGGEDAVLLQISQQYVEELSQLARKETSLVLPLNLGDLSQVLESLTRAVREG encoded by the coding sequence ATGAATCCACTCCTCATACCCGAACTCATCCCCCTCTGGATCATGAGCGGGATCATCCTCCTGGTGCTTCTGGTCCAGATCCTCAGATCGATCCGCATCGTCCCGGCCCAGACCGTGCTGGTAGTGGAACGCCTGGGCAAATACTCCCGCACCCTCGGAGCCGGCATCCACCTCCTCGTACCCTTCATGGAAAAGGTGAAATACGTCCACACCCTCAAGGAGCAGGTGATCGATGTCCCGAAACAGCCTGCGATCACAAGGGACAACGTGCGGATAGAGATAGACGGAGTCCTCTATCTCAAACTCATGGACCCGGTGAAGGCGAGCTACGGCATAGAAGACTATCACTACGCTACCATCCAGCTCGCCCAGACCACCATGCGCTCCGTCATAGGCCAGCTCGAACTCGACAAGACATTCGAGGAGCGCGAGGCTATCAACGCCGCCATCGTGCGGGGCATCTCCGACGCGACGGAACCATGGGGCGTCCAGATCGTCCGGTACGAGATCCAGAACATCCATGTACCGCAGAGTATCCTGGAAGCAATGGAGATCCAGATGAAGGCGGAACGCGAGAAGCGGGCGGTCGTGGCCCAGAGCGAAGGGGAGATGGAATCCCGTATCAACCATTCGCTCGGTGTGATGGAGGAACTCATCCAGAAGAGCGAGGGGGAAAAGCAGGCCAGGATCAACGAAGCGGACGGGAAGGCGGTGGAGATCCGCGCCCTCGCTAAAGCCACCGCCGAGAGCATCCGCTCCCTCGCAGGGGCCGTGACCCGGGAAGGGGGAGAGGATGCAGTGCTCCTCCAGATCTCCCAGCAATACGTGGAGGAGCTCTCCCAACTCGCCCGCAAGGAGACCTCCCTCGTCCTTCCGCTCAACCTGGGAGACCTCTCCCAGGTGCTGGAAAGCCTCACACGGGCGGTCCGAGAAGGATGA
- the aspS gene encoding aspartate--tRNA(Asn) ligase: MRVLAAQIASHTGKDVVVKGWVHRIRELGGISFIILRDRSGEVQLVLEGSADLTLESVISVKGRVEANEKAPGGAEIHVGEIEVLARAEPDLPIPINQDPSQLSLDALLDHRMLSLRIPKIRSIFTLQAGLVQYFADYLRSQGFSEIKTSKLIATGTEGGTGLFEVNYFDRKVYLAQSPQFYKQAMVASGMERVFEIGMAYRAEKHDTPRHLNEYVSLDVEMAFIETEHDLMDLEEGILAYMFEKVKSEHEEVLRLWDATVPDPERVKDIPRISYDEGKKIASERAGRKIFEINPEAERLLCEWAHEKAGIEAVFVYGFPRRARPFYTYPEGRSSTKSFDLLFRGLEITTGGRRINEYSMLKETLPLFGLTEEGLGGYVEIFKYGCPPHGGFAIGLERLTQKILGLQNVREASLFPRDRRRVSP, translated from the coding sequence ATGAGGGTGCTCGCAGCACAGATCGCCTCGCATACGGGGAAGGATGTGGTGGTGAAGGGGTGGGTGCACAGGATCAGGGAGCTGGGGGGTATCTCCTTCATCATATTGCGAGATCGCAGCGGGGAAGTGCAGCTCGTCCTCGAGGGATCTGCAGACCTCACGCTCGAGTCGGTGATCTCCGTGAAGGGAAGGGTTGAGGCGAACGAGAAGGCCCCCGGTGGGGCCGAGATTCACGTGGGTGAGATTGAGGTCCTCGCCCGGGCGGAACCCGATCTTCCTATCCCCATCAATCAGGATCCTTCCCAGCTCTCCCTCGACGCCCTGCTCGATCACAGGATGCTCTCCCTCCGTATCCCCAAGATCCGCAGCATATTCACCCTTCAGGCGGGCCTCGTACAGTATTTCGCAGACTACCTCAGGTCCCAGGGGTTCTCGGAGATAAAGACGAGCAAGCTCATCGCCACGGGGACCGAAGGGGGGACCGGTCTGTTCGAGGTGAACTACTTCGACCGAAAGGTATACCTCGCCCAGTCCCCCCAGTTCTACAAACAAGCCATGGTGGCCTCCGGGATGGAGCGGGTCTTCGAGATAGGGATGGCCTACCGGGCGGAGAAGCACGACACGCCCCGCCACCTCAACGAGTACGTCTCGCTCGACGTGGAGATGGCCTTCATAGAGACCGAGCACGATCTCATGGACCTGGAGGAGGGTATCCTCGCCTACATGTTCGAGAAGGTGAAGAGCGAACACGAGGAGGTGCTCAGACTCTGGGATGCCACGGTCCCGGATCCCGAGAGGGTGAAGGACATCCCCCGCATCTCGTACGACGAGGGGAAGAAGATCGCCTCCGAGCGTGCGGGGAGGAAGATCTTCGAGATCAACCCCGAGGCCGAACGTCTCCTCTGCGAGTGGGCCCATGAAAAGGCCGGGATAGAGGCGGTCTTCGTCTACGGTTTTCCCAGGAGGGCCCGGCCGTTCTATACCTATCCGGAGGGACGGAGTTCCACCAAGAGTTTTGACCTCCTCTTCAGGGGGCTCGAGATCACCACGGGCGGAAGACGGATCAACGAATACTCCATGCTCAAGGAGACCCTGCCGCTCTTCGGCCTCACCGAGGAGGGGCTCGGGGGATATGTGGAGATCTTCAAGTACGGATGTCCACCTCACGGTGGCTTCGCCATAGGACTCGAGCGTCTCACACAGAAGATCCTGGGGCTCCAGAACGTGCGGGAGGCCTCTCTCTTCCCCAGAGACAGACGACGGGTGTCCCCCTGA
- the gatB gene encoding Asp-tRNA(Asn)/Glu-tRNA(Gln) amidotransferase subunit GatB codes for MYQAYIGLEIHIQLLTKSKVFCSCRAQFGDEPNTNVCPVCMGYPGVLPALNEEAVRMGYVVARALNCTLSRRTVFARKNYFYPDMPKNYQISQYDDPIGRDGYIDIEIGGRIKRVRVHEVHLEEDAGKMIHVGDASLCDDNRAGTPLLEIVTEPDMESGEEAEALIQEFRRMVRYLGVCDGNMEEGSLRCDANVSVNEAGKGLGTKVEIKNLNSSRFVRLALDHEIERQKALLEEGRQVVQETRLWNENRDVTESMRTKESAHDYRYFPEPDLPPFVPDEAFFAQVEASLVELPLARKQRFLSDYGISVQQADFLIEEKARADFFEEAVRRGVAPSTAAAWLAGDVAKLLNRYRVELDASPLTMDRFVLLMELLQKGEIHGRIAKQVLSAVFEEDKDPSRIIEEKGWRQLSEEELVKVVDEVITAHPKAVEQVKGGEEKPVGFLMGQVMARTAGRAHPEKTREVLLSRIRGGEG; via the coding sequence GTGTATCAGGCGTATATCGGTCTTGAGATCCACATACAGCTTCTCACGAAAAGCAAGGTCTTCTGTTCCTGCAGGGCCCAGTTCGGTGATGAACCGAATACGAACGTGTGTCCGGTGTGTATGGGATATCCCGGGGTCCTGCCCGCCCTCAACGAAGAGGCGGTGAGGATGGGGTATGTGGTGGCCCGCGCCCTCAACTGTACTTTGAGCAGGCGTACGGTCTTCGCGAGGAAGAACTACTTCTATCCCGACATGCCGAAGAACTACCAGATCTCACAGTACGATGATCCGATCGGTCGGGATGGGTATATCGACATCGAGATCGGGGGGAGGATCAAGCGGGTGCGTGTCCACGAGGTGCACCTGGAGGAGGATGCGGGTAAGATGATCCACGTGGGGGACGCCTCCTTGTGCGACGACAACCGAGCGGGCACACCGCTCCTCGAGATCGTGACCGAGCCCGATATGGAGAGCGGGGAGGAGGCGGAGGCGCTCATCCAGGAATTCCGGCGTATGGTCCGCTACCTGGGCGTGTGCGATGGGAACATGGAGGAAGGATCGCTCAGATGCGACGCCAACGTGTCGGTCAACGAGGCGGGCAAGGGGCTCGGCACCAAGGTGGAGATAAAGAACCTCAATTCCAGCAGGTTCGTGCGCCTGGCGCTCGACCACGAGATCGAGCGCCAGAAGGCCCTTCTCGAAGAGGGAAGGCAGGTGGTGCAGGAGACCAGGCTCTGGAACGAGAACCGGGATGTCACGGAATCCATGCGGACCAAGGAGAGCGCCCACGACTATAGGTATTTCCCCGAGCCCGATCTTCCTCCGTTCGTGCCGGACGAGGCCTTTTTCGCTCAGGTGGAGGCCTCGCTCGTGGAGCTTCCGCTGGCTCGGAAGCAGCGGTTCCTCTCGGACTATGGGATTTCGGTGCAGCAGGCCGACTTCCTCATAGAGGAGAAGGCTCGGGCCGATTTCTTCGAGGAGGCCGTGCGCCGAGGGGTCGCTCCTTCGACTGCCGCTGCATGGCTCGCCGGCGACGTGGCCAAGCTCCTCAACCGTTACAGGGTGGAGCTCGATGCCTCCCCGCTCACCATGGACCGTTTCGTCCTGCTCATGGAACTCCTTCAGAAGGGCGAGATCCATGGGAGGATCGCCAAGCAGGTCCTCTCGGCGGTATTCGAAGAGGACAAGGACCCTTCCCGGATCATCGAGGAGAAGGGTTGGAGACAACTCTCCGAGGAGGAGCTCGTGAAGGTGGTGGACGAGGTCATCACCGCTCACCCCAAGGCGGTGGAACAGGTGAAGGGAGGGGAGGAGAAGCCCGTCGGTTTCCTCATGGGTCAGGTGATGGCCCGTACCGCGGGAAGGGCCCACCCCGAGAAGACGCGCGAGGTGCTCCTCTCTCGGATCCGAGGAGGTGAGGGATGA
- a CDS encoding amidase family protein: MDLLDGGAKEETYLSKLKERNGEIGAFLSLDAARGKALSSGDGVLRGLSFGVKDNIAVEGFPLTCASRILQDLVSPYTATAVRRLLEQGAVVVGKTNLDEFGMGSSCDMSALGRTNNPWDLSRVAGGSSGGSAAAVSAGMVPFALGSDTGGSVRQPAAFCGVYGLKPTYGVVSRFGLVAYASSLEVIGAVAMDLDLLETVFEVMRGEDERDHSSLDPEEDECEVRRIAVLTGELGLEAPVARAYERAQEALKDLGFQLVEVGLPELEYAVPAYYTIATAEASANLARYTGIRYGHRPMWSENPQELMRKARSEGFGPEVKLRILLGTFVLRSGFQDRYYHKAQRVRTLIRRSLEQVFSSADVLLMPVFPTLPFPHGEGGLSSFQQKMADRFTTTANLAGVPALAVPVGREEGLPVGVQVMAPPFGEQRLFQVARAYRRVYTPEHPVAYPPLWS; the protein is encoded by the coding sequence ATGGATCTTCTTGACGGGGGAGCGAAAGAGGAGACCTACCTCTCGAAGCTCAAGGAGAGGAACGGGGAGATAGGGGCGTTTCTCTCCCTCGATGCGGCGCGCGGGAAGGCCCTTTCGTCGGGGGACGGCGTGCTTCGTGGTCTCTCCTTCGGGGTGAAGGACAACATCGCGGTGGAGGGGTTTCCTCTCACGTGTGCGTCCCGGATACTCCAGGACCTGGTGAGTCCCTATACCGCGACCGCGGTGAGGCGGCTTCTCGAGCAGGGAGCCGTGGTGGTGGGCAAGACGAACCTGGACGAGTTCGGCATGGGGTCTTCCTGCGACATGTCGGCCCTTGGGAGGACCAACAACCCCTGGGATCTCTCGAGGGTGGCGGGAGGTTCGTCCGGAGGAAGTGCTGCCGCGGTCTCCGCAGGGATGGTACCCTTCGCCCTGGGCTCGGACACCGGAGGTTCGGTGCGTCAGCCGGCGGCGTTCTGCGGGGTATATGGCCTCAAGCCCACCTACGGTGTGGTATCCCGTTTCGGTCTCGTGGCCTACGCTTCTTCCCTCGAGGTGATCGGGGCCGTGGCCATGGACCTCGACCTCCTGGAGACGGTCTTCGAGGTGATGCGGGGTGAGGACGAAAGGGATCACTCCTCCCTTGATCCGGAGGAGGACGAGTGTGAGGTGAGGCGGATCGCCGTGCTCACCGGAGAGCTGGGACTCGAAGCACCGGTGGCCCGGGCGTACGAAAGGGCCCAAGAGGCGCTCAAGGATCTGGGTTTCCAGCTCGTGGAGGTCGGCCTCCCTGAGCTCGAATATGCCGTCCCCGCCTACTACACCATTGCAACGGCGGAGGCGAGCGCGAACCTGGCGCGGTACACCGGTATCCGCTACGGACACCGACCGATGTGGTCGGAGAACCCCCAGGAGCTCATGCGCAAGGCGAGGAGCGAGGGATTCGGTCCCGAGGTGAAGCTCCGCATCCTCCTGGGAACCTTCGTCCTTCGCTCGGGGTTCCAGGATCGCTACTACCACAAAGCGCAGCGGGTGCGCACCCTCATACGGAGGAGCCTCGAGCAGGTGTTCTCCTCCGCGGACGTCTTGCTCATGCCGGTCTTCCCTACACTCCCGTTTCCCCACGGAGAAGGAGGGCTCTCCTCCTTCCAGCAGAAGATGGCGGACCGTTTCACCACCACCGCGAATCTCGCAGGTGTGCCTGCGCTCGCAGTGCCCGTGGGAAGAGAGGAGGGCCTTCCCGTGGGCGTCCAGGTGATGGCCCCACCGTTCGGGGAGCAGCGTCTCTTCCAGGTGGCACGTGCGTATCGCCGTGTGTACACTCCGGAACACCCCGTCGCCTATCCCCCGTTATGGAGTTGA
- the gatC gene encoding Asp-tRNA(Asn)/Glu-tRNA(Gln) amidotransferase subunit GatC, whose protein sequence is MQRKELEITAELAALELSEEEFSRLQEEVEQMLHYFETMDELEVEDVPPTTHAFIRKNRLRKDVSIPWENRDVLLENAPEVEDRFIVIPNVL, encoded by the coding sequence ATGCAGAGAAAAGAACTCGAGATCACCGCCGAACTCGCCGCTCTCGAGCTTTCCGAGGAGGAGTTCTCCCGTCTCCAGGAAGAAGTGGAGCAGATGCTCCATTATTTCGAAACGATGGATGAGTTGGAAGTGGAAGATGTGCCCCCGACCACCCACGCATTCATTCGAAAGAACAGACTCCGGAAGGACGTGTCCATCCCGTGGGAGAATCGTGATGTCCTCCTCGAGAACGCGCCAGAGGTGGAGGACCGGTTCATCGTCATCCCGAATGTGCTGTAG